DNA from Micromonospora nigra:
GGGTGACTGCGGCCGGTCATGGTCATACGAGGCGTAACGACGGTGTCCGCTATCGGTTACGACCGATAGTACAGTCCAGAGGTCGGGCATGCTACACGAATCTTTGCGGCCCGCCCTACTTGCCGCCCCGCTTGCGCCAGGCGTCCATACGCTGACGCGCCAGGTCGAGGTCCGACTTGCGGGCCTTCTCCTGGTTCTTGTAGACGCAGAGCGTCACGATCACGTACTTGGGGCCATCTTGGAAGAAGTACGCCCGGTACGGGTTGTTACGCACGTGGGTCCGGAACTCAAGCAGGCCCTTGCCCACGGCCTTGATCTCACCTCGGTTCTCCAGCCCGTGCTCGTAGCGCCTGAACAGGTCACCAAGGGCAGCTTGGCCCTCCTCCTCCAGGGCGAAAAACTCCTCACGTGCCACGGGGTTCCCGGTCTCTGACTTGTAAAACCGCACCCGCCGCACGCGGGGAGAGTCGTACACCGGTTCGACTCCCTTCTGGCTTCATTGCCCAGGGGTGGGGAAGGGGAAGGTCTTCGCAGGTCTTGCCGCTGAGGGGAGATCGAAGTGTAGTCGGGACGTGACGAACTGTCAGCTTTGGCGCGCGCGGAGGTTCATGAGACACGAGTGTCGACGTGTAGCGAACCCGACACGCCGTGGGAGCGGGCACAGGGCTCCCTGGCGCGCCTGGCAACCGCCGGGGAGCCTAGCTAGTGACGGAAGTCCGACCGCCGGCGCCCGGGAATGGCAGGCGCAGGCGGCACGGGCTCCATCGCGCGATCGCTACTTAACGAGCTTCAGCACGGGCCGCATCTGATCCATGCCAAGCAGACTCCTCACCCAAGGCGTTGGCCAGGAGAGATCTTCCGCTAGCTCTGCAACGGTGAGACCCTGCTTCCTGGCGAGGGCGAAGGCATGAGAGAGCATGGCGGGCTGCTCGCCTGTGTAGGCAGCAATGGATTCACCTCGGAAGCCTGGTTGCTCACTGACCGCTTGGAGGCGCTGAAACGCGCGGCTCGCGGCGGAGTCGGAGAGGAGGCCGACCTCTCGCGAACGATAGAGAAGTGACTTCACCGATACTCCCCAGGTCAACTGAAGATCCGCGAGCTGGCCTAGGTCTACCCGCTTGGGTAGCTGCGGGATAATGCTTTCACGTGGAGTTAAGAACTCGGCAGCAAATGCATCGGCTTCGCGCTCCTGCTGTAGGTCGCCGGGAACCGCCTCCCCGTGCAGAACGATGTGCCCCAATTCGTGAGCAGCACTAAATCGGTGTCGATATACGTTGTCCGCTCTGTTGGGGGTTAGAACGATTATCGGTCGAGGGGTAGCCGAGGTTGAAAAGGCGTCCACTGAACGGGCGT
Protein-coding regions in this window:
- a CDS encoding helix-turn-helix domain-containing protein — protein: MKDFEQLTLVQTDRPRRGNVSASGINHAFDGSRLTQARQLAGWTKSRLAEEIGVTSAAVGQYELGVSRPRPELISRMGEKLGVPTSFFLAGRPHARLDASKAHFRSLRATRSYQRAKAVSFTEIVWELSNALERRVQLPPVNLPEMPETIREPRMAARIVRQAWGLGDGPISHLVRRIESHGIVATTPPPDPDARSVDAFSTSATPRPIIVLTPNRADNVYRHRFSAAHELGHIVLHGEAVPGDLQQEREADAFAAEFLTPRESIIPQLPKRVDLGQLADLQLTWGVSVKSLLYRSREVGLLSDSAASRAFQRLQAVSEQPGFRGESIAAYTGEQPAMLSHAFALARKQGLTVAELAEDLSWPTPWVRSLLGMDQMRPVLKLVK
- a CDS encoding type II toxin-antitoxin system RelE/ParE family toxin, whose protein sequence is MYDSPRVRRVRFYKSETGNPVAREEFFALEEEGQAALGDLFRRYEHGLENRGEIKAVGKGLLEFRTHVRNNPYRAYFFQDGPKYVIVTLCVYKNQEKARKSDLDLARQRMDAWRKRGGK